In Zingiber officinale cultivar Zhangliang chromosome 1A, Zo_v1.1, whole genome shotgun sequence, a genomic segment contains:
- the LOC122026523 gene encoding ACT domain-containing protein ACR3-like isoform X2 produces the protein MRPYFDPDYDNFNQWINPPRVCIDNTTRSDCTLVKVDSVNKPGILLEVVQVLSDLDLPISKAYITSDGTWFMDVFHVTDQQGRKITDKKTIDYIEKALGPEGIKAKSSPGKSVGVHSFGSHVAIELIGTDRPGLLSEIFAVLANQHCNVVAAEVWTHKTRVACVIYINDEVSTQPMTDPNCMSAMEEQLRNVLRGGNDLKGARTNFSVGSTHVDRRLHQLMLADKDYESDDGVIDEKDGMLFKPIITVDNCEDKGYSVVNIKCKDRTKLLFDIVCTLTDMQFVVSHASVSSDGTYGLQELYIRHKDGKTLDSMEEKENVIKCLEAAILRRVSEGFGLEICAKDRVGLLSDVTRVLREYGLSVSRADVTTIGEKAMNVFYVRDPSGNPVDMKTIEALRKEIGQTMMLNVRKLPSATKSPEASGWAKTSFSFGNLLGKFLSLSGRQDLPPVV, from the exons ATGCGGCCATACTTCGATCCTGATTATGACAATTTCAACCAATGGATCAATCCTCCAAG GGTATGCATTGACAACACTACTCGGAGTGATTGCACACTTGTTAAG GTGGACAGTGTCAACAAGCCTGGCATACTATTAGAAGTTGTGCAGGTTTTGAGTGATCTGGACCTTCCCATTTCCAAAGCTTACATCACTTCTGATGGCACGTGGTTTATGGATG TGTTCCATGTTACTGATCAGCAAGGGAGAAAGATTACTGACAAAAAGACAATTGACTACATTGAAAAG GCTCTAGGTCCAGAAGGAATAAAGGCAAAATCATCACCAGGAAAATCAGTTGGAGTGCACTCATTTGGTAGCCACGTTGCTATAGAACTTATAGGCACAGATCGTCCAGGTCTTCTCTCTGAGATATTTGCTGTCCTTGCAAATCAACATTGCAATGTAGTAGCTGCTGAAGTCTGGACCCACAAGACACGAGTTGCCTGTGTCATATATATAAACGATGAAGTCTCAACTCAGCCGATGACTGATCCCAATTGCATGTCAGCAATGGAGGAACAGCTTAGGAATGTTTTACGTGGTGGTAATGATTTAAAAGGTGCTCGGACTAACTTCTCTGTAGGTTCAACCCATGTTGATCGTCGCCTCCATCAGCTAATGCTGGCTGACAAGGACTATGAAAGTGACGATGGGGTTATAGATGAGAAAGATGGCATGCTTTTCAAGCCAATCATCACTGTTGACAATTGCGAGGACAAAGGGTACTCAGTGGTGAACATTAAATGCAAAGATCGGACGAAGTTGTTGTTTGATATAGTGTGCACATTGACAGACATGCAGTTTGTTGTATCCCATGCTTCAGTCTCATCCGATGGTACCTATGGTTTACAG GAGTTGTACATCCGTCACAAGGATGGAAAGACCCTTGATTCTATGGAAGAAAAGGAGAACGTCATCAAGTGCCTTGAAGCTGCAATTCTTAGAAGAGTGTCCGAG GGCTTCGGTCTGGAGATCTGTGCTAAAGACAGAGTAGGATTGTTATCTGATGTCACAAGAGTGCTGCGCGAGTATGGTCTTTCAGTGTCAAGAGCAGATGTGACAACTATAGGAGAGAAGGCCATGAATGTGTTCTACGTGAGAGATCCATCAGGTAATCCAGTAGACATGAAGACCATCGAGGCACTCCGAAAGGAGATTGGGCAAACTATGATGCTTAATGTGAGGAAGTTACCTTCAGCTACCAAGTCTCCCGAGGCGAGTGGGTGGGCCAAGACCAGTTTCTCCTTCGGCAACTTGCTAGGCAAGTTCTTGAGTTTATCAGGGAGACAGGA
- the LOC122026523 gene encoding ACT domain-containing protein ACR3-like isoform X1, whose product MEEVGEDWPGRRGTVSSENASSDGEQNMRAVQCDRVCIDNTTRSDCTLVKVDSVNKPGILLEVVQVLSDLDLPISKAYITSDGTWFMDVFHVTDQQGRKITDKKTIDYIEKALGPEGIKAKSSPGKSVGVHSFGSHVAIELIGTDRPGLLSEIFAVLANQHCNVVAAEVWTHKTRVACVIYINDEVSTQPMTDPNCMSAMEEQLRNVLRGGNDLKGARTNFSVGSTHVDRRLHQLMLADKDYESDDGVIDEKDGMLFKPIITVDNCEDKGYSVVNIKCKDRTKLLFDIVCTLTDMQFVVSHASVSSDGTYGLQELYIRHKDGKTLDSMEEKENVIKCLEAAILRRVSEGFGLEICAKDRVGLLSDVTRVLREYGLSVSRADVTTIGEKAMNVFYVRDPSGNPVDMKTIEALRKEIGQTMMLNVRKLPSATKSPEASGWAKTSFSFGNLLGKFLSLSGRQDLPPVV is encoded by the exons ATGGAAGAAGTCGGAGAGGATTGGCCAGGAAGGAGAGGAACAGTGAGCAGCGAGAATGCAAGCAGTGATGGCGAGCAAAACATGAGAGCAGTACAATGTGATAG GGTATGCATTGACAACACTACTCGGAGTGATTGCACACTTGTTAAG GTGGACAGTGTCAACAAGCCTGGCATACTATTAGAAGTTGTGCAGGTTTTGAGTGATCTGGACCTTCCCATTTCCAAAGCTTACATCACTTCTGATGGCACGTGGTTTATGGATG TGTTCCATGTTACTGATCAGCAAGGGAGAAAGATTACTGACAAAAAGACAATTGACTACATTGAAAAG GCTCTAGGTCCAGAAGGAATAAAGGCAAAATCATCACCAGGAAAATCAGTTGGAGTGCACTCATTTGGTAGCCACGTTGCTATAGAACTTATAGGCACAGATCGTCCAGGTCTTCTCTCTGAGATATTTGCTGTCCTTGCAAATCAACATTGCAATGTAGTAGCTGCTGAAGTCTGGACCCACAAGACACGAGTTGCCTGTGTCATATATATAAACGATGAAGTCTCAACTCAGCCGATGACTGATCCCAATTGCATGTCAGCAATGGAGGAACAGCTTAGGAATGTTTTACGTGGTGGTAATGATTTAAAAGGTGCTCGGACTAACTTCTCTGTAGGTTCAACCCATGTTGATCGTCGCCTCCATCAGCTAATGCTGGCTGACAAGGACTATGAAAGTGACGATGGGGTTATAGATGAGAAAGATGGCATGCTTTTCAAGCCAATCATCACTGTTGACAATTGCGAGGACAAAGGGTACTCAGTGGTGAACATTAAATGCAAAGATCGGACGAAGTTGTTGTTTGATATAGTGTGCACATTGACAGACATGCAGTTTGTTGTATCCCATGCTTCAGTCTCATCCGATGGTACCTATGGTTTACAG GAGTTGTACATCCGTCACAAGGATGGAAAGACCCTTGATTCTATGGAAGAAAAGGAGAACGTCATCAAGTGCCTTGAAGCTGCAATTCTTAGAAGAGTGTCCGAG GGCTTCGGTCTGGAGATCTGTGCTAAAGACAGAGTAGGATTGTTATCTGATGTCACAAGAGTGCTGCGCGAGTATGGTCTTTCAGTGTCAAGAGCAGATGTGACAACTATAGGAGAGAAGGCCATGAATGTGTTCTACGTGAGAGATCCATCAGGTAATCCAGTAGACATGAAGACCATCGAGGCACTCCGAAAGGAGATTGGGCAAACTATGATGCTTAATGTGAGGAAGTTACCTTCAGCTACCAAGTCTCCCGAGGCGAGTGGGTGGGCCAAGACCAGTTTCTCCTTCGGCAACTTGCTAGGCAAGTTCTTGAGTTTATCAGGGAGACAGGA
- the LOC122026523 gene encoding ACT domain-containing protein ACR3-like isoform X3, translating to MDVFHVTDQQGRKITDKKTIDYIEKALGPEGIKAKSSPGKSVGVHSFGSHVAIELIGTDRPGLLSEIFAVLANQHCNVVAAEVWTHKTRVACVIYINDEVSTQPMTDPNCMSAMEEQLRNVLRGGNDLKGARTNFSVGSTHVDRRLHQLMLADKDYESDDGVIDEKDGMLFKPIITVDNCEDKGYSVVNIKCKDRTKLLFDIVCTLTDMQFVVSHASVSSDGTYGLQELYIRHKDGKTLDSMEEKENVIKCLEAAILRRVSEGFGLEICAKDRVGLLSDVTRVLREYGLSVSRADVTTIGEKAMNVFYVRDPSGNPVDMKTIEALRKEIGQTMMLNVRKLPSATKSPEASGWAKTSFSFGNLLGKFLSLSGRQDLPPVV from the exons ATGGATG TGTTCCATGTTACTGATCAGCAAGGGAGAAAGATTACTGACAAAAAGACAATTGACTACATTGAAAAG GCTCTAGGTCCAGAAGGAATAAAGGCAAAATCATCACCAGGAAAATCAGTTGGAGTGCACTCATTTGGTAGCCACGTTGCTATAGAACTTATAGGCACAGATCGTCCAGGTCTTCTCTCTGAGATATTTGCTGTCCTTGCAAATCAACATTGCAATGTAGTAGCTGCTGAAGTCTGGACCCACAAGACACGAGTTGCCTGTGTCATATATATAAACGATGAAGTCTCAACTCAGCCGATGACTGATCCCAATTGCATGTCAGCAATGGAGGAACAGCTTAGGAATGTTTTACGTGGTGGTAATGATTTAAAAGGTGCTCGGACTAACTTCTCTGTAGGTTCAACCCATGTTGATCGTCGCCTCCATCAGCTAATGCTGGCTGACAAGGACTATGAAAGTGACGATGGGGTTATAGATGAGAAAGATGGCATGCTTTTCAAGCCAATCATCACTGTTGACAATTGCGAGGACAAAGGGTACTCAGTGGTGAACATTAAATGCAAAGATCGGACGAAGTTGTTGTTTGATATAGTGTGCACATTGACAGACATGCAGTTTGTTGTATCCCATGCTTCAGTCTCATCCGATGGTACCTATGGTTTACAG GAGTTGTACATCCGTCACAAGGATGGAAAGACCCTTGATTCTATGGAAGAAAAGGAGAACGTCATCAAGTGCCTTGAAGCTGCAATTCTTAGAAGAGTGTCCGAG GGCTTCGGTCTGGAGATCTGTGCTAAAGACAGAGTAGGATTGTTATCTGATGTCACAAGAGTGCTGCGCGAGTATGGTCTTTCAGTGTCAAGAGCAGATGTGACAACTATAGGAGAGAAGGCCATGAATGTGTTCTACGTGAGAGATCCATCAGGTAATCCAGTAGACATGAAGACCATCGAGGCACTCCGAAAGGAGATTGGGCAAACTATGATGCTTAATGTGAGGAAGTTACCTTCAGCTACCAAGTCTCCCGAGGCGAGTGGGTGGGCCAAGACCAGTTTCTCCTTCGGCAACTTGCTAGGCAAGTTCTTGAGTTTATCAGGGAGACAGGA
- the LOC122026523 gene encoding ACT domain-containing protein ACR3-like isoform X4 yields the protein MARGLWMALGPEGIKAKSSPGKSVGVHSFGSHVAIELIGTDRPGLLSEIFAVLANQHCNVVAAEVWTHKTRVACVIYINDEVSTQPMTDPNCMSAMEEQLRNVLRGGNDLKGARTNFSVGSTHVDRRLHQLMLADKDYESDDGVIDEKDGMLFKPIITVDNCEDKGYSVVNIKCKDRTKLLFDIVCTLTDMQFVVSHASVSSDGTYGLQELYIRHKDGKTLDSMEEKENVIKCLEAAILRRVSEGFGLEICAKDRVGLLSDVTRVLREYGLSVSRADVTTIGEKAMNVFYVRDPSGNPVDMKTIEALRKEIGQTMMLNVRKLPSATKSPEASGWAKTSFSFGNLLGKFLSLSGRQDLPPVV from the exons ATGGCACGTGGTTTATGGATG GCTCTAGGTCCAGAAGGAATAAAGGCAAAATCATCACCAGGAAAATCAGTTGGAGTGCACTCATTTGGTAGCCACGTTGCTATAGAACTTATAGGCACAGATCGTCCAGGTCTTCTCTCTGAGATATTTGCTGTCCTTGCAAATCAACATTGCAATGTAGTAGCTGCTGAAGTCTGGACCCACAAGACACGAGTTGCCTGTGTCATATATATAAACGATGAAGTCTCAACTCAGCCGATGACTGATCCCAATTGCATGTCAGCAATGGAGGAACAGCTTAGGAATGTTTTACGTGGTGGTAATGATTTAAAAGGTGCTCGGACTAACTTCTCTGTAGGTTCAACCCATGTTGATCGTCGCCTCCATCAGCTAATGCTGGCTGACAAGGACTATGAAAGTGACGATGGGGTTATAGATGAGAAAGATGGCATGCTTTTCAAGCCAATCATCACTGTTGACAATTGCGAGGACAAAGGGTACTCAGTGGTGAACATTAAATGCAAAGATCGGACGAAGTTGTTGTTTGATATAGTGTGCACATTGACAGACATGCAGTTTGTTGTATCCCATGCTTCAGTCTCATCCGATGGTACCTATGGTTTACAG GAGTTGTACATCCGTCACAAGGATGGAAAGACCCTTGATTCTATGGAAGAAAAGGAGAACGTCATCAAGTGCCTTGAAGCTGCAATTCTTAGAAGAGTGTCCGAG GGCTTCGGTCTGGAGATCTGTGCTAAAGACAGAGTAGGATTGTTATCTGATGTCACAAGAGTGCTGCGCGAGTATGGTCTTTCAGTGTCAAGAGCAGATGTGACAACTATAGGAGAGAAGGCCATGAATGTGTTCTACGTGAGAGATCCATCAGGTAATCCAGTAGACATGAAGACCATCGAGGCACTCCGAAAGGAGATTGGGCAAACTATGATGCTTAATGTGAGGAAGTTACCTTCAGCTACCAAGTCTCCCGAGGCGAGTGGGTGGGCCAAGACCAGTTTCTCCTTCGGCAACTTGCTAGGCAAGTTCTTGAGTTTATCAGGGAGACAGGA